From Micromonospora echinospora, one genomic window encodes:
- a CDS encoding acetyl/propionyl/methylcrotonyl-CoA carboxylase subunit alpha, whose translation MIESLLVANRGEIARRIIRTAKRLGIRTVAVHSEADAGLPFVTEADEAVCVGPANPAQSYRNVEAILAAAKSTGVQAIHPGYGFLSENAAFARTVEENGLIWVGPGADAITAMGDKINARNLMAAAGVPVAPGTTDPAADLDAAVAAAAEIGYPVMVKAAAGGGGMGMGVATDETALRTEYDKVRSFAERMFGDGSVLIERYFPRVRHVEVQILGLADGRVVALGERECSVQRRNQKLVEESPSPAVSPELRERFLAAAVRAGEAVGYRNAGTVECLLDPASNEFFFLEMNTRLQVEHPVTELVYGIDLVEEQLRVAAGLAPTFDPDALTPGGHAIELRINAEDPKRFLPGPGVVSTWTEPTGAGVRVDSGYVAGNTVTPFYDSLMAKLIVFGADRAEAIERARTAVAGFEVVGPKCNLPFFAELLENAEFVSGDYDTGIVGRMR comes from the coding sequence ATGATCGAGTCGCTGCTGGTCGCCAACCGCGGCGAGATCGCCCGCCGGATCATCCGTACCGCGAAGCGGCTCGGGATCCGGACGGTGGCGGTCCACTCGGAGGCGGACGCGGGACTCCCGTTCGTCACCGAGGCCGACGAGGCGGTGTGCGTGGGACCGGCCAACCCGGCCCAGAGCTACCGCAACGTCGAGGCGATCCTCGCCGCCGCCAAGTCCACCGGCGTGCAGGCGATCCACCCCGGCTACGGCTTCCTGTCGGAGAACGCCGCCTTCGCCCGTACGGTCGAGGAGAACGGGCTGATCTGGGTCGGACCCGGCGCGGATGCGATCACCGCGATGGGCGACAAGATCAACGCCCGGAACCTGATGGCGGCGGCCGGCGTTCCGGTCGCGCCCGGCACCACCGACCCGGCGGCCGACCTCGACGCGGCGGTGGCCGCCGCGGCGGAGATCGGCTACCCGGTCATGGTCAAGGCCGCAGCCGGTGGCGGCGGCATGGGCATGGGCGTGGCGACCGACGAGACCGCGCTGCGCACCGAGTACGACAAGGTGCGGAGCTTCGCCGAGCGGATGTTCGGCGACGGCTCGGTGCTCATCGAGCGGTACTTCCCCCGGGTCCGCCACGTCGAGGTGCAGATCCTCGGCCTGGCCGACGGCCGGGTGGTCGCCCTCGGCGAGCGGGAGTGCTCGGTGCAGCGGCGCAACCAGAAGCTGGTCGAGGAGTCCCCCTCCCCGGCGGTCTCCCCGGAGCTGCGGGAACGGTTCCTCGCCGCAGCGGTCCGCGCCGGCGAGGCGGTCGGCTACCGCAACGCGGGCACGGTCGAGTGCCTCCTGGATCCCGCTTCGAACGAGTTCTTCTTCCTGGAGATGAACACCCGACTCCAGGTCGAGCACCCGGTGACCGAACTGGTCTACGGCATCGACCTGGTCGAGGAGCAGCTCCGGGTCGCCGCCGGCCTCGCGCCGACCTTCGACCCGGACGCGCTCACCCCGGGCGGGCACGCCATCGAGCTGCGGATCAACGCCGAGGACCCGAAGCGCTTCCTGCCCGGCCCGGGGGTGGTCAGCACCTGGACCGAGCCGACCGGTGCGGGCGTCCGCGTCGACTCCGGCTACGTCGCCGGTAACACGGTCACCCCGTTCTACGACTCCCTGATGGCGAAGCTGATCGTCTTCGGCGCGGACCGGGCCGAGGCGATCGAGCGGGCCCGTACGGCGGTCGCCGGTTTCGAGGTCGTCGGCCCGAAGTGCAACCTGCCCTTCTTCGCCGAACTGCTGGAGAACGCCGAGTTCGTCTCCGGCGACTACGACACCGGCATCGTCGGGCGCATGCGCTGA
- a CDS encoding TetR/AcrR family transcriptional regulator gives MTVEQQAARGGTNGTTGTGRRRSRRDEILDIAVGLFAARGYHGVSMDDIGAAAGVTGPALYHHFAGKEAMLAAALIPVSEGLLAGGRERAGGHPDDPRAVLESLIDFHVDFALAHPAVIALHLNELDRLPDEPRRTIRRLQRLYVEEWVNVLTTLHPGLPDGEARVLAHAAFGLMNSTPFLGGEVDRHRRAELLRGATLGALLARTDS, from the coding sequence GTGACGGTGGAGCAACAGGCGGCGCGCGGCGGGACGAACGGCACGACGGGCACGGGCCGGCGGCGGTCCCGCCGGGACGAGATCCTGGACATCGCGGTCGGCCTCTTCGCCGCCCGGGGGTACCACGGCGTCTCGATGGACGACATCGGCGCGGCGGCGGGGGTGACCGGGCCGGCCCTCTACCACCACTTCGCCGGCAAGGAGGCGATGCTGGCCGCCGCTCTCATCCCGGTCAGCGAGGGGCTGCTCGCCGGTGGCCGGGAACGGGCCGGCGGTCACCCCGACGACCCGCGTGCCGTGCTGGAGTCGCTGATCGACTTCCACGTGGACTTCGCGCTGGCCCATCCCGCGGTGATCGCGCTGCACCTGAACGAGTTGGACCGCCTCCCCGACGAGCCCCGGCGGACGATCCGCCGGTTGCAGCGCCTCTACGTGGAGGAGTGGGTGAACGTGCTGACCACGCTCCACCCCGGCCTGCCGGACGGGGAGGCCCGGGTGCTCGCCCACGCCGCGTTCGGCCTGATGAACTCGACCCCCTTCCTCGGCGGCGAGGTGGACCGGCACCGCCGGGCCGAGCTGCTGCGCGGCGCGACGCTCGGCGCGCTGCTCGCGCGCACCGACTCGTAG
- a CDS encoding sulfurtransferase: protein MAVPSDPNPRLQSYADPQRLVTTEWLAEHLGTDGLVVVESDEDVLLYDTGHIPGAVKIDWHLELNDQVTRDYLDAKSFAELCAAKGIGRDDTVVFYGDNFNWWAAYALWVFSLFGHRDVRLLDGGRQKWIAEGRETTRDKVTRPRAEYPVPTRDDAPVRAFREQVMAHVAAGRPLVDVRSPGEYTGEMLHMPDYPQEGALRGGHIPGAVNKPWKSAANEDGTFRSPEELRAIYTDQLGLSPDDDVIAYCRIGERSSHTWFVLRHLLGYPQVRNYDGSWTEWGNLVRAPVVRGDQPGGLNP from the coding sequence ATGGCTGTGCCGAGCGACCCGAACCCCCGTCTTCAGTCGTACGCCGACCCGCAGCGTCTCGTCACCACCGAGTGGCTCGCCGAACACCTGGGCACCGACGGCCTGGTCGTGGTGGAGTCCGACGAGGACGTGCTCCTCTACGACACCGGCCACATCCCCGGGGCAGTCAAGATCGACTGGCACCTGGAGTTGAACGACCAGGTCACCCGGGACTACCTCGACGCCAAGAGCTTCGCCGAGCTGTGCGCCGCCAAGGGCATCGGCCGGGACGACACCGTGGTCTTCTACGGGGACAACTTCAACTGGTGGGCGGCGTACGCCCTCTGGGTCTTCTCCCTGTTCGGCCATCGGGACGTCCGCCTGCTCGACGGGGGACGGCAGAAGTGGATCGCCGAGGGACGCGAGACGACCCGGGACAAGGTGACCCGGCCCCGGGCCGAGTACCCGGTGCCCACCCGGGACGACGCGCCGGTCCGGGCGTTCCGCGAGCAGGTGATGGCGCACGTGGCGGCCGGCCGGCCGCTGGTCGACGTCCGGTCCCCCGGCGAGTACACCGGCGAGATGCTGCACATGCCGGACTATCCGCAGGAGGGCGCGCTGCGCGGCGGGCACATCCCCGGCGCGGTGAACAAGCCGTGGAAGTCGGCGGCGAACGAGGACGGGACCTTCCGGTCCCCCGAGGAGCTGCGCGCGATCTACACCGACCAGTTGGGGCTGAGCCCGGACGACGACGTCATCGCGTACTGCCGGATCGGCGAGCGGTCCAGCCACACCTGGTTCGTGCTGCGGCACCTGCTCGGCTATCCGCAGGTGCGCAACTACGACGGATCGTGGACCGAGTGGGGCAACCTGGTCCGGGCACCCGTCGTCCGGGGCGACCAGCCCGGCGGCCTCAACCCGTGA
- a CDS encoding imidazolonepropionase-like domain-containing protein, whose translation MATTIHAATLLRHGSDGGPVAGWAVVVSGDRIAAVGPVDDVLGAHPGARVRRWAGTLGPGRVHPGPLPPAATPRERVHALFRLGVTAVLAAQIDEPGLRAVVERSDVAVLADTRPVTLAPGGRADLAVLTDDGRCVATVVAGRLVHRRA comes from the coding sequence GTGGCGACCACCATCCACGCGGCCACCCTGCTGCGACACGGTTCCGACGGTGGACCGGTGGCGGGCTGGGCCGTCGTGGTGAGCGGGGACCGGATCGCCGCCGTCGGGCCGGTCGACGACGTGCTCGGGGCACACCCGGGGGCCCGGGTACGGCGCTGGGCCGGCACGCTCGGACCGGGCCGCGTGCACCCCGGCCCGCTCCCGCCGGCGGCGACCCCCCGGGAACGGGTGCACGCGCTGTTCCGGCTCGGGGTGACCGCCGTGCTGGCGGCCCAGATCGACGAGCCCGGCCTGCGGGCCGTGGTCGAGCGGAGTGACGTGGCGGTGCTGGCCGACACCCGGCCGGTGACGCTGGCCCCGGGCGGGCGGGCCGACCTGGCCGTCCTGACCGACGACGGCCGGTGCGTCGCCACCGTGGTCGCCGGGCGACTGGTGCACCGGCGGGCCTGA
- a CDS encoding SGNH/GDSL hydrolase family protein: MRWRSFVAVGDSFTEGMDDAYPDGTYRGWADLVATRLAAEAGPDFRYANLAVRGKLFPQVVADQVPAALAMRPDLVSFAAGGNDVLRRGFDPEALVSRFDDMVRQLRADGADVLLFRFADVMARLPGQRMVAPRVQLLNRAVGETAERHGAILVDLYADDTYLNPLLWSTDRLHLSAAGHRRVAGQVLTALGVGCDEEWLLVPPHPEPTPWLAARAADLRWAGRHLAPWIRRRLTGRSSGDLVTAKRPQLGPIAD, from the coding sequence GTGCGCTGGCGCAGCTTCGTGGCGGTGGGAGACAGCTTCACCGAGGGCATGGACGACGCGTACCCGGACGGCACCTACCGGGGCTGGGCGGACCTGGTGGCCACCCGGCTCGCCGCCGAGGCCGGTCCCGACTTCCGCTACGCCAACCTCGCCGTCCGGGGCAAGCTCTTCCCGCAGGTGGTGGCGGACCAGGTGCCCGCCGCGCTGGCGATGCGCCCGGACCTGGTCAGCTTCGCGGCCGGCGGTAACGACGTGCTTCGTCGCGGCTTCGACCCGGAGGCGCTGGTCAGCCGCTTCGACGACATGGTCCGGCAGTTGCGGGCCGACGGCGCGGACGTGCTGCTGTTCCGGTTCGCCGACGTGATGGCCCGGTTGCCCGGCCAGCGCATGGTCGCGCCCCGGGTGCAGCTGCTCAACCGGGCGGTCGGTGAGACCGCCGAGCGGCACGGCGCGATCCTGGTCGACCTGTACGCCGACGACACCTACCTCAATCCGCTGCTCTGGAGCACCGACCGGCTGCACCTGTCGGCGGCCGGGCACCGGCGGGTGGCCGGGCAGGTGCTGACCGCGCTCGGGGTCGGCTGCGACGAGGAGTGGCTGCTCGTACCCCCGCATCCGGAGCCGACGCCGTGGCTGGCCGCCCGCGCGGCCGACCTGCGTTGGGCCGGCCGGCACCTGGCCCCGTGGATCAGGCGGCGGTTGACCGGCCGGTCCTCGGGTGACCTCGTGACGGCGAAGCGGCCGCAGCTCGGCCCGATCGCGGACTGA
- a CDS encoding proline--tRNA ligase, giving the protein MMLRMSTLLLRTLREDPADAEVPSHRLLLRAGYVRRAAPGGYTWLPLGKLVLDRVTEIVRSEMTAIGGQEVHFPALLPAEPYQASGRWTEYGDDIFTLTDRRGAPHLLGPTHEELAALLVKDLFTSYRDFPVTLFQIQTKFRDEARPRAGLLRGREFLMKDAYSFDLDESGLREAYARHRAAYQRVFDRLGLEYTVVTAMSGAMGGSASEEFLAATPVGEDSYVACTTCDYAANTEAVTTPAPPAGDPDAHPPATVHDTPDTPTIAALVDLANTRRLGGRDDWTAADTLKNVVLSVRRPGADEAELLVVGVPGDREVDLKRVGAALHPATVTVFDGFADRPELVRGYIGPQVMAKLGLRYLVDPRVVPGTAWLTGANEPGRHAVDVVCGRDFVPDGTVEAADVRPGDPCPACPDGQLSMRRGIEIGHVFQLGRRFTDVFAVDVLGPAGKPVRPLMGCYGIGISRLVATIAEQHHDERGLCWPMAVAPCDVHLVAAGKGPQLDAALDLGGRLAAAGLRVLVDDRTHVSAGVKFTDAELIGIPRTVVVGRRLADGYVELRDRARGDRTELPVVELTTALTGLAAIPPDLV; this is encoded by the coding sequence ATGATGTTGCGGATGTCGACCCTGCTGCTGCGGACCCTGCGGGAGGACCCGGCGGACGCGGAGGTGCCGAGTCACCGGCTCCTGCTGCGCGCCGGCTACGTCCGCCGGGCCGCGCCGGGCGGCTACACCTGGCTGCCCCTCGGCAAGCTCGTCCTGGACCGGGTCACCGAGATCGTCCGGTCCGAGATGACCGCGATCGGCGGCCAGGAGGTGCACTTCCCGGCACTGCTGCCGGCCGAGCCGTACCAGGCCAGCGGGCGGTGGACCGAGTACGGCGACGACATCTTCACCCTGACCGACCGGCGCGGCGCGCCGCACCTGCTCGGCCCGACCCACGAGGAACTGGCCGCGCTGCTGGTCAAGGACCTGTTCACCTCGTACCGGGACTTCCCGGTGACGCTCTTCCAGATCCAGACCAAGTTCCGGGACGAGGCCCGGCCCCGGGCCGGCCTGCTGCGCGGGCGCGAGTTCCTGATGAAGGACGCCTACTCGTTCGACCTGGACGAGTCGGGCCTGCGCGAGGCGTACGCCCGGCACCGGGCGGCGTACCAGCGGGTCTTCGACCGGCTGGGGCTGGAGTACACCGTGGTCACCGCGATGTCCGGGGCGATGGGGGGTTCCGCTTCGGAGGAGTTCCTCGCCGCCACGCCGGTCGGCGAGGACAGCTACGTCGCCTGCACCACCTGCGACTACGCGGCCAACACCGAGGCGGTGACCACGCCCGCCCCGCCGGCCGGCGACCCGGACGCGCACCCGCCCGCCACCGTCCACGACACTCCGGACACCCCGACCATCGCCGCCCTGGTCGACCTGGCCAACACCCGCCGCCTCGGTGGCCGGGACGACTGGACCGCCGCCGACACGCTGAAGAACGTCGTGCTCTCGGTCCGCCGTCCCGGCGCGGACGAGGCGGAACTGTTGGTGGTAGGGGTGCCCGGGGACCGCGAGGTGGACCTCAAACGGGTCGGTGCGGCACTGCACCCGGCGACGGTCACCGTCTTCGACGGCTTCGCCGACCGGCCGGAGCTGGTCCGGGGCTACATCGGCCCGCAGGTCATGGCGAAACTCGGGCTCCGCTACCTGGTCGACCCCCGGGTGGTGCCCGGCACCGCCTGGCTGACCGGGGCCAACGAGCCGGGCCGGCACGCGGTCGACGTCGTCTGTGGCCGCGACTTCGTCCCCGACGGCACGGTCGAGGCGGCGGACGTACGCCCCGGCGACCCCTGCCCGGCCTGTCCGGACGGGCAGCTGAGCATGCGCCGGGGCATCGAGATCGGGCACGTCTTCCAGCTCGGTCGCCGGTTCACCGACGTGTTCGCGGTGGACGTGCTCGGTCCGGCCGGCAAACCGGTCCGGCCGCTGATGGGCTGCTACGGCATCGGGATCTCCCGGCTGGTCGCCACCATCGCCGAACAGCACCACGACGAGCGGGGACTGTGCTGGCCGATGGCGGTCGCGCCGTGCGACGTACACCTGGTGGCGGCCGGGAAGGGACCGCAGCTCGACGCGGCGCTCGACCTGGGCGGACGCCTCGCCGCCGCCGGCCTGCGGGTGCTGGTCGACGACCGTACGCACGTCTCGGCCGGGGTGAAGTTCACCGACGCCGAGCTGATCGGCATCCCGCGCACCGTGGTGGTCGGCCGTCGTCTCGCCGACGGGTACGTGGAGCTGCGCGACCGCGCACGCGGCGACCGTACGGAGCTGCCGGTGGTCGAGTTGACCACCGCGCTCACCGGACTCGCCGCGATACCGCCCGACCTGGTGTAG
- a CDS encoding CBS domain-containing protein produces MSGYRVSDVMTRQVVYLSTETPLDEAARVMKEADIGDVVVTDGATLAGMLTDRDIVVRAVAERSDPATTTIGSIITREVVMIEQHCSTAEAAALMRDRGVRRILVCDTDRKLVGIVSLGDLAMQLDPNSALSEISEKAPVV; encoded by the coding sequence ATGTCCGGTTACCGGGTCAGTGACGTGATGACCCGACAGGTTGTCTACCTGTCGACGGAGACGCCCCTGGACGAGGCGGCCAGGGTGATGAAGGAGGCGGACATCGGCGACGTGGTGGTCACCGACGGCGCCACCCTCGCCGGGATGCTCACCGACCGGGACATCGTGGTCCGCGCGGTGGCCGAACGCAGCGATCCGGCGACCACCACGATCGGCTCGATCATCACTCGTGAGGTGGTGATGATCGAGCAGCACTGTTCGACGGCCGAGGCGGCGGCCCTGATGCGTGACCGGGGCGTCCGGCGGATCCTGGTCTGCGACACCGACCGCAAGCTGGTCGGCATCGTCTCCCTCGGTGACCTGGCGATGCAGCTGGATCCGAACTCGGCGCTCAGTGAGATCAGCGAGAAGGCGCCGGTGGTGTGA
- a CDS encoding SufE family protein has protein sequence MPEMPARLAEIVDEFAAAPREVVLEMLLEFADVIPPLPPDQVGHEGMEQVPECQTPFFLRARVAPDRTVTTLFDCPPEAPTTRAFAGILAEGLAGASADEVLAVPDDLYQRMGLAQAISPLRVRGGTAILARLKRQVREQVD, from the coding sequence ATGCCCGAGATGCCGGCCAGGCTGGCCGAGATCGTCGACGAGTTCGCCGCCGCCCCACGCGAGGTGGTGCTCGAGATGCTGTTGGAGTTCGCCGACGTCATCCCTCCGCTCCCGCCCGACCAGGTGGGCCACGAGGGTATGGAGCAGGTGCCGGAGTGCCAGACACCGTTCTTCCTCCGAGCCCGGGTCGCCCCGGACCGGACGGTGACCACCCTTTTCGACTGCCCGCCGGAGGCTCCCACCACCCGGGCCTTCGCCGGCATCCTGGCCGAGGGACTGGCCGGGGCCAGCGCGGACGAGGTGCTCGCCGTCCCGGACGACCTGTACCAGCGGATGGGGCTCGCCCAGGCGATCAGCCCGCTGCGGGTACGCGGCGGCACGGCGATCCTGGCCCGGCTCAAGCGGCAGGTCCGCGAACAGGTCGACTGA
- a CDS encoding DsbA family protein, which translates to MEIEVYADVVCPWCYVGKRRLEQALAAYEGEVTLRYRPFQLDPSPVSEPRPLIEGLGAKFGGVDRARQMADHVAGVAAGVGLKLDFDRAVTANTFDAHRLIRFADGQGRAADMIEALFRAHFTDGVDIGSRSALASLATTVDLDATEVRDYLDSDAGVAELRAELTEARSIGVTSVPTFVLAGKYAVSGAQEPETLLAALAEVARRESSAD; encoded by the coding sequence ATGGAGATCGAGGTCTACGCCGACGTGGTCTGCCCCTGGTGCTACGTCGGGAAGCGCCGGCTGGAGCAGGCACTGGCGGCATACGAGGGCGAGGTGACCCTCCGCTACCGGCCGTTCCAGCTCGACCCGAGTCCGGTGTCCGAGCCCCGGCCGCTGATCGAGGGGCTGGGCGCAAAGTTCGGCGGGGTGGACCGGGCCCGGCAGATGGCCGACCACGTCGCCGGGGTGGCCGCCGGGGTGGGACTGAAGCTGGACTTCGACCGGGCGGTCACCGCGAACACGTTCGACGCGCACCGGCTGATCCGATTCGCCGACGGCCAGGGCCGGGCGGCGGACATGATCGAAGCCCTCTTCCGGGCCCACTTCACCGACGGCGTCGACATCGGCTCGCGCTCCGCCCTGGCCTCGCTCGCCACCACGGTCGACCTGGACGCCACCGAGGTCCGCGACTACCTCGACTCGGACGCCGGGGTCGCCGAACTGCGCGCGGAGCTGACCGAGGCCCGGAGCATCGGGGTGACCAGCGTGCCGACCTTTGTCCTCGCCGGCAAGTACGCGGTCAGCGGCGCCCAGGAGCCGGAGACCCTCCTCGCCGCCCTGGCCGAGGTGGCACGCCGGGAGTCGTCAGCCGACTGA
- a CDS encoding YbaK/EbsC family protein → MGTLKTEPARTRPDLLAPPVATAIGRWTADGPVDPVDVLVAPIDATLADTAAFCAAYEVGLDESANCVVVAGKREGSVRYAACVVLAATRVDVNGVARRALDVRKASFAPMADAVDLTGMEYGGITPIGLPEGWPVLVDSRVVAVPYVIVGSGVRHSKIALPGAALGALPHAQVIEGLARPVE, encoded by the coding sequence ATGGGAACGCTGAAGACCGAGCCCGCCCGCACCCGGCCGGATCTGCTCGCGCCGCCGGTCGCCACCGCGATCGGACGGTGGACCGCCGACGGTCCGGTCGACCCGGTGGACGTGCTGGTCGCACCGATCGACGCGACGCTCGCCGACACCGCTGCCTTCTGCGCCGCGTACGAGGTGGGGCTGGACGAGTCCGCCAACTGCGTGGTGGTGGCCGGCAAACGGGAGGGCAGCGTCCGCTACGCGGCGTGTGTCGTCCTCGCCGCCACCCGGGTCGACGTCAACGGCGTGGCCCGGCGGGCGCTGGACGTGCGTAAGGCGAGCTTCGCCCCGATGGCCGACGCGGTCGACCTGACCGGCATGGAGTACGGCGGCATCACCCCGATCGGGCTGCCCGAGGGGTGGCCGGTGCTGGTGGACAGCCGGGTGGTCGCCGTTCCGTACGTGATCGTCGGGTCGGGCGTCCGACACAGCAAGATCGCGTTGCCGGGGGCCGCGCTCGGTGCCCTGCCTCACGCGCAGGTGATCGAGGGGCTGGCCAGGCCTGTCGAGTGA